The DNA sequence TCGACCAAACCAAGCCAAACCCAGCATGATAACTGGGGAGCCGGGTCTGGGGGCCTGTGCACAGGCCTTGCCTCTGAGCATGGCTGGAGTTCTGCCCCCTCTCCCTCTGCCTTGCCTTGCTTTACAGATACCTGACAACGGGTGGGGGAGCCGTTCCTTCTGCTGGAGTATCAGAGGCGCTttgagagacacccccccccccggttccacATCCCCTCCATCAGCTGAGCAactcattcattttaaaaagtcccaagaggggagaaggcaggcaggggggGAGGGTGTGCCAGTGAGAGAGAACTAGTTAGAATTTTCTTTTGCCTTTTATAAATACCCGCCCCCAAAAGGTATAATGCTTAACTCTGTTATTTATTACTTCTGTGTTGGGGTGGAAGCACCCCGTTGCTTCCTGGGGGTCCCGTCCTCTTTCTGCCCCCATCCCCAAATGCTTCCACacaaacaaatctctctctccgtCTCCGATTCCAGGTAGCCCTCCCTCACGGTTTGCCCTgaggtgggcagggagggggacaCTGGCAGTGGGGGTGGCCCCCCTCCTTTTATCAATCAACGGTTATGAAAAAAATAGTTTATGGCCCAGATGTGCCGGTTGATTTCTCTCCAATTGCAAACATTCCCTCCAGTTTAAGGCTGTGAAACTTGATTTCTCCTACATAAAATGTTCTTtcgttttgtttcctttttccaAAATTTGAGACTGGCGGTGCCTTCTTTCATtcatgaatgtgtgtgtttgtgtgtgtgtgcgtttgctAGCCAAGCGGCAAAAGAGCCTGACGGAGTTAAGGAGCCGTCCCATTTGCAAAGAATTTCCACGATGTACAAAGTAAAAGCACGAAACATGGGTGGCCAGGCAAAGACCtaggaacccagccagatgggttgggacataaataataacattattatacTGAGAACTGCACCTACCCAAGGCTGCATCTTGGGAGACAAGGTTGTCTGTCTGGGAGGGATGAAGGTCCCAGTTACATCCCTCCAGCCCTTTCCAGGCTCACACGCTCCCCACCCCAGAGCATCGTGATATTTGCACAGCGGTTTTCCTGCCACGGCTCTACATGCACTCTTGCGTTTTCCACCCCGTTCCGACGGGGGAGCTCTTTGCGTAGGCTGGTGGCGAAAGGCCAATGGAGCCGGCCATCGAGCCAATACAGCCCAAACTTAAAGCTTGAGGAATAAGAGAGCACCTTCAGTTTGGGAacgctctcctccctccctcctaaaacCTCCAGGAAGGAGTGGACAAGACTTTCCCTGACTTAAATGACTTGGTTTTCTCTGAGCCTCAGCCGTTCCTgggaaggtttgtttgtttggagggagaggggagaagaagaatgaAGTGGTTTCCATGGTGACGGGATGCAGGCACCACTGAGAGGAGCATCCTGCCCCCCAGTAGCAGCCATGCCTCCTCCGTCCAGTCTGATTAGACACCAGTCACCCATTGCATTCCTTCTGATCGGAGAGGAAATTTAGATTTACGTAGTTATAACTGTATATGAAGAACCGCTCTTCAGAATGTATGTAGATTGTAATTGCATCTCTGTACGTGATACTATAAAGCTTGGCAGCTTGGAAATCATCAGAATTGTAGAACCGGCAGAGTTGAGAGGGACCCCggtgggtcatccagtccaacccccggcaatgcagtaGTCACAGCTAAAGGATCCTTGAGagacagccacccaacctctgcttagaaacctcaaaCGAAGTACCGtccgccaccttccaagggagtctgttaaTCTGTGCCAAGGATGGGGCGGGCATCCTGTGACTCTCCATGTGTTGCCAACTGGCAGCCCCATTGAATTCCAGTGTTCGGGGCTGCATGTTCTCGCAACCCCACTGCCATTGGCCTGGTTTCTGAccggttatgtgtgtgtgtgcattatacATTGGGatttcggtgtgtgtgtgtgtggggggggaatgtggGCAATAAACCAACCGTATTCACAATGTTTTTCCAAATTCAGAGATGATGTGGGGGAAGACTGTGCTGCCAGTCAGCTCAGCCAGAGGTCTGGGAAGGGGCATGtgtgcagtccagcaacatccctaGGCTTCAGCTGTGAGAGGGATGgactgaattgggggggggggcaggcaggtgggtaACCGAGATGATGCCCCCTCGATGTTCTTGGGCTcctgattcccatcagccccaagatCTGgcctcatgggagttgtagtctgccgCAAACAAACTCTTCCCCGCTTCATCCTAACCCGGGGAATGAGACGTCTCGCGATGCCGTTTTACAAATCTCTGCTGCGGTCGCAtttggaagactgtgtccagtgcTGGTCGCCTTgtttcaaaaaggatattgcagagtggAAAATGCTCAGAAAAGCGCAGCCAAAACCCAGCAAGGGGATGGAGAGACTCCTCTTTGAATCCCAGCTGCAGgaaagcagggggggggcagggattgctctcgcactcggatcctgcttgtggggttccctTTGGGGCAACtgattggccgctgtgagaattggaagctggactcgatgggccctgggcctgatccagcaggttctgctTACATTCCCATGACAGGGGACAGAGCTGGCAGGGAGAGGTTGCCCCTCCTGTGCCCTTGGCTGCCCTCTTGCTTGGAGGGCATGGTCTCATCCTGCAGGCCCTTCGTGGCCAATGAGAGACGGAGAAACCGAGAGAATGAACGCCAACTTAGAGAGTCACACAGAGCCACTGGCTTCATCTTGGCTCAGTGGTGAGGAATAACAGGAGTTGCAGCCCAGATGTGCCTACTCCTCgctgcattcatatcccacctgttcctccaaggagctcaaagcagggacatggcttccctcctccccatttaatctccaacaacagccctgtggtgCAGGTTTGTCTGAgataggcagtgactggcccatggttgagtgaggattcgaactcGGGTCTTTCCGAGGTCCTAGTCCCACACACTAACTGCTGTGCCACACACAGTGGCCCTCCTATTCAGACAGTAAGatctagaaacttgctttaaaataaaataaaataaaataaatatctgcaGTTGCCAATACACTGCACCCTGGTCCTTCTGCAGCTGGGCGGGATGACACCTGCACCACCAAGGCTGCTTGAACCCCCTGCAACAGCCTGCCTGttcttcccctccttcccaccGCAATGACACCGTGCAGAGGACAGCAGAcccccagcattgcagggggttgcgcTAGATGACCCGGTGAGGTCCCTGCCAACGCCGCGATCCTATGGCCGGGCGCTGCTGCTCTGCTCCGAAAAGGCGTAAAGAGAAGAAAGGCGGCGCGGAGCCCGGTAGAAGGAACCCAAGGTTGCCCCTCCCAGGTATTggcgaactacaactcccatcctcctggccacccctgggagttgtagtccgggaacccccccccccccgcccttctctCTTTCGGCCTGCCTCGCAGCGCCGGCGGTGGCGGGTCTCCGCGCGCGCCgcgctctgcacatgttcagagaggCGTCGCCACGCCTCCCGGGGCGAGCCTTATCGTCGGCGGccgaggctcctcctcctccccgcgcAGCCGGGATCGGGCGAACAAAagcgggaggcggcggcggcggacggCGGAGGAGGAGCGacggaagaaggagaaggaggaggagaggaagaagaagaggcctCGCAGCGGCCGGGGGCGCATTGAGGACTAGCCGCTTGCGGGGCGACACCGGATCCTTCCCGGCGAGCCAAGGTACGAGAGAcggaatgggggggggacccctgacTTACCGGGTTGCGGGGGGGGACACCCCTGGCTCACCGGGTTGCGGGGGGGTGCCTTCGCGCAGTGGGTGACGCACCCTGGAGCCCTTCCCGGGGGGATTCCCGCAATTGCTCccctgattcccccccacccccagtcctgGACACCTCCTCCCGGGGAGGCCTCCCGCAATCGGCGCCTCTCTCTCAAAACCCtgacactctcccccccccccaaccgagtccccccccccccaaaacaatcgTGCCGGTTCTCTGGCCAACTTGGGAAACTCCCGAGAAGGAGCCGGGAAGCGCCGGGATCGCTTttcccgggggtgggggtgggtcttTTGGGGGGGCTTAAGGCTGCTCTGTGTTTCTGGGGGTGTCCAGTCCCTCCCTGCCGCTCCTGGGCgcccccctttccctctttcccaccccatacctttcccaaaggagcagggggggggctggcttggttctccccttcctcctttaaCACCCCCTGCAAGGTGGGTTAGACTCAGTTGAACTTCGTGGTCAAGTCCGGGAGGGGGCCAGATTTGAACCCTTGCCCCCCCAGCTTTTATCCACACttcaaccctgcgaggtaggtctgGCCCGTGAAAAGGCAGCAAACAGACCTGCGAGCCAAGTGGgatgatttgaacctggatctcctcCATGCCAAGAGCAgccagggtggggagggggatgttGGCCTTGTGCAGATCTTTGCCTTGACCTtgcctgcctcttccccccccccattaggcAAGGGGgctgagcaccccccccccccagacggCAACATGGCACCCCCAAGAGCTTCTCCTTCTCCGTGACCTGCCTTCCTGCCCCCACCAACCCCGCTGAATCCGCCCCGGCCGCAAGATGGCGCCGGCCCCCGCCTGCTCCCGGGACATGCCATGGAGGAGTCGCGCCCCGAGGACGCCGCGCTAGGGTTCCCACCCTGCCAGAGGATGGGTCGGGGCAGCCAGGCCAGAGAGGCCTGCCCCCTGGAGGGCGAAGGGGCTGCCGTGGggggcctcctcctgctggcACTCACCGGGCACCCGAAACGCCGCAGGGGGGGAGAGCATGGAAGCGACAACGACGACCCTGCGGGCGAAGGGGCGGCCAAGCGGCAACGAGAAGCACCCCCGGACCCCCGGGCGTCCCCCTCGGGGCGCCTGGCGCTGGACTACGTGGTGCCCTGCATGAACTTCTACGGGATCTGCGTCAAGGACTCGTTCCTCGGGGAAGTTCTGGGCGCCCGGATTCTGGCGGAGGTGGAGGGCCTCCACCGCAGCGGCAAGTTCCGCGACGGGCAGCTGGTCAGCCAGAGGGCGGTGGCCCCCCGCAGCATCCGGGGGGATCAGATCGCCTGGGTGGAGGGCTGGGAGCCCGGGTGCCGAGCCATCGGAGACCTCATGGCGAACGTCGACCGGCTCATGCTCCAGTGCGCCGGCAAGCTGGGCACCTACGACATCCGCGGGCGGACCAAGGTAAGTTCCGGGGGCGCCGTGGAATTGTGGCATTGGGAGGGGCCCaccagggctcatctagtccaaccccctgcagtgcaggactcCCGGCtctctctgtgcatgtgcagagcgcaTCTCCCTCTCTGCGTAAAGTAGGTTCCTACGAAATGCTCTGCTTTCTTGTCCCGGCGCTGGCCTAGAGGGGGCACGTCCTGCTTCCGGTGAGTGGGCGTCCGCATTGGCCTTTTGGAACTCTGCACGGGAACAGAGGACTCTTTTTTTCCGCTTCGCCCAGGTGCGAGGCGGCAGCGTGGGATGGGGTTAGGGTCGTGTTGCGCCCGTACTTCTGAATCCAGGCGTTTAAGTTGGGAAAGCCATCGTATCGCTCTGGAATTGTGTattgggaagggacccccaggggtcatccagtccaacctgctgcaatgcagcaatTGCAGCTAAAcaatccctgagagatggccgtctgacctctgcttggaaacctcagCGGCTCCACCACTGACCGGCTCCTTGGCAAGTCCTTCCTCATAATAATATTGATCTTACCCCctgaaacagcagaaaacaagcttacgCCATCTTTATTCCCTGTGTGGCAGGGGGCTGgattggatgacctttgggggggtcccttccaggtgTAAGAttctagaatcacagaactgtagcgttggaagggaccccgagggtcatccagtccaaccccctgcaaggcaggaatatttcGCCCcacttggggctcaaacccacaaccctgagattaattgTCTCGAGCTTTACCGACAGAGGCAGGCCTTCTATCCCCGCGGAATCACAACAGGATCTGGGATCTTCCTGGTGCCGCCTGCTTTGCCGTGCGCCTGAAATGTGATGTTGGGGACCAGGAACTCCCCAAGGCTTTTCCCTGCTGTGCGCCCCCCCCAGCAACAGCTGGACCTTTGGTGGAAACACTCAGCTGCTGCAGAGGCCTGGTGACCTCTGGGCCAGCCAGGGCGGGTCCTGGGCCCTCctgcatttggggtggggtggggtctggggaggaggaggaggagggggctccCAGGGCCCCTGGAGCTGCTGCATTTCAAGGGCACCCTTCTACACCCTATGTTGCCCGTTTTGGGTGCTCGCCAGGGGTCGCTAACTTATCCCACCTGCCAGAGGGAGATGGAAGCTTTTTCCTGTCTCTGGGGgtgtctgggtgtgtgtgtggtccgTTCCCGCTTTCCTGGAAAGACAGAAGCAGGCAGTGGCAGTGCCAGCCGGGCGAGAACTGTATCTGTTGTGTAACGAGCGCACGGATCGTTGTGGTGTCCCTGTGTCCCCCTGCCTGGTCTTGGAGAAGGTGGATTTTGGATTGCAGAGCAGGGAAAGAGTGTCTCTGAGGACGTCTAGGGTGCATTTCTAAGAAGCAGCAGCCAACTCACCCTCCTGTGTGCCTGGAACTGGGGGAGGAGCTGAGCCGCTTGTCGTTTGTGTTTGTGTTCTctgtggggcagggaagggggcTGGATGGTCTTGTGTTGCTGCGTCTATGTAACGacaccccccccaataatttccgtaacagtcttatCATTTCCGCAAAGAACTTTGCCCTGCTCTCTCTCCTGTCGCAACCAGCGCCATCGGTCTGACCTTCGCCCAGCCCGCCTTTCCCTAAATCGTGGAATCATTGAGTCGAAAGGcacccccagcggtcatctagcccaaccccctgacaGGGGGGGCGTTCAAACTCTGCTTGGAAACCCCCAAGGAAAGAGAGGCTgccaccttcccagggagtccattctccactgccgaacagccctccttactgtcagaaagttcttccggaCATTGAgtcggaatctgctttcttgcaaGTCGAAGCCATGGGTTCAGGTCCCGCCTTCCGGAGCAAATCTAGGGACTGGCTTGGTTGCTCTATTGAAAGGGAAAGGGCTCTGCGTATGCTCAGAGGGCCCCTGTAGTGGATTtctcacagcccctcctcctcctctcggctattatctgcctctgagccccgTAGAGCTATTAGCTAGGCGGGGGAAGGTCTGTGGGAACCCAAAAAAGCATAACCAAACACGTACAGGtacgctgccaccactcccttgcTGTGAAGCCGATAGAGGTGTCAGGGAGTCACACCTCCACCTTAATTACACAGGCTTCACACCTTGGCCCACTTTACGGTGTAGCCAAAGGATACTCAAGAACCTGGTAGGGTCCGAATGGTCAGACGCTGGACTCAGCTTCActattaaccaaaggcaaaacaaggcaacagaactaaagttcaaaagtttatttaaaagcaaagaagttaaaacaaggttacacgtttcttagaaaagagtacaaacagaaaataagaacgttGTAAAATATAACTAACTAAACATACTCACACAAGGCTTGGTTAAAGTAACAGACAGTTGTTCTCGGCTATCCAGCACGAACACAGAGTGAGTTTTCCCGGGGCAGCTAACCGCTTGCCCCCAGCTGAGAGTTACAGCCTCCTGGTCAAAACCAGCCACCGGTCTCTGACAATTAGCATCTCTAAACGCGGGATTAATATACATAATAATCCCCCGTGGTATCCCGATAATTATCCAACCCGATTTAAGCTTGAATATACATCCTCCAATCCCTAAGGACCTCAGGCATAATTCACAAGTGTCAGGTAGTTAACGCAGCTGTATGCATGTTATTTAACAGCGGCTCCGGGTGTCTGTatactccccaattttcccagcctcgctgcttttctctaatggtcactgtttgatctttaactctccctcccagctgggcaaGGACACCAATTAGCGTAAATCTTGGTTTGGCTAGATAGCCCCTTAAGAAGGGTAAGAGGGGAAAGTTTATCTTTAAAGGGAGCGCCAGGCACGGCAAGCAGGCTCACATTCTCAAGATGCCGCTTTTATTATACTTAGCAACCTCTAATTCACCTAGGAGAGGCCCACTCGCACTACACCCTCCCGTCtaagatgaaatttggggtgaagTCCCGAAATTTcagcactatttacacaatgaggtAGATCTGGCCAAGCTGTGAGTGACAAGCACCCTTAAGTTTAGCAGCATCACTCTCCAGCTTGATACATACGAGAAAGAGCATCAGCAACAATATTTTTCTTCCCAGGAAGATGGGTCACAGTAAATTGGTAGTCTTGCAGTGTCAGACTCCATCTCAACAGTTTTTGATTTGTATTTTTCACCCTCTCTAACCAACACAGAGGTGAATGATCAGTTTGGACCTCAAagacatttccccacaaataTGGGCGCAATTTTGTCAAAGCCCACACCAAAGCAAGGCATTCCTTCTCAATAACTGCCAGATTGCGTTCTCGAGGAAGTAGCTTTTTGCTCAAATAAACCACTGGGCGCCACTCCCCCGCTTCATCCTGCTGAATTAAAACAGCCCCCAATCCTGTCTGACTGGCATCAGTCTGAACCACGAAGGGGCGACTTTGGTCTGGAGCAAGCATCACACGAGAGCTCACTAGGGCTCGCTTTAGCAACTGGAAAGCCTGTTGACACTTATCAGTCCAATTCACCTTAAGGGGTAAGGACTTTTTACACAAATCAGTCAGAGGACTGGCCAGTGTGGAAAAATGGACAATAAACCTTTTATAGTAATTAACCACACCAATGAAACTCTGCACGTCCTTCTTGGTCTGAGGGCGAGGCCACTCTTGCACACTCTGGATCTTAGCTTCTAAAGCCTTGATGTTTCCAGAGCCAGCTTTGAAACCCAAGTATACAACCTCCCCCTGAGCAAACTGGCACTTAGCAAGCTTGACCGTCAGGTTGGCTTCCGTTAGTCTGGACAAGACTTTCTGTACATGCTCCAAGTGCTCCTGCCAGGAATTGGAATAAATGGCAAGATCATCCAAATAAGCACAACAGTACTCACTCATATCATGAATTAATGAGTTAATTAACCTTTGGAAACAGGCAGGTGCGTTTCGAAGTCCAAACGGGAGAACTTTGAATTGAAACAGCCCCACATGAGTGGTAAAAGCTGACTTTTCAGCCGCTTCAGGGGTCAGGGGGATCTGCCAGTATCCTTTGGTCAAATCCAACACAGAAATGAACTTGGCCCCTCCCAGTTTCTCAATTAAGGTATCAACCCTGGGCAGGGGAAAAACATCTGGGGTAATCACCAAGTTTAACCTCCTATAATCTGCACAAAAGCGAATTCCGCCCCCGGCCTTGGGCACCAGAACTATAGGAGACGACCACGGACTCTTACTAGGCTCTATGACGTCTAAGTCCAACATTTCTTTCAATTCCGCCTCCACACTGCGGGCATGCGCCTCACTGACCCTATAGGGACGAGAGGCAATAGGAGCGGCATCCCCTGTATTAAAGTGGTGCTGCGCCAAATGGGTTCGACCAGGCTTGGTGCTGAAAGTATTTTCAAAGGGCTTGAGGGCCTCATACAGCTCCTCAGCTTGCCGTTCTGACAGTCCCGGCAACCGTAAAACATCTGAAATAGCACCAGCCTGCTTGTATTCTTCCAAAAGATCCAGAGGTGCAGAAGGGGTATCCCCTAAACCTCCTGAAATGGCTAGGATAGGGACCCCGGGCTCAAAGTACCGTTTTAAGGAATTAGCATGGTACTCCTTTGGGCGCTCGTGCAACTCAGAACAATCCACCAAATAGCGCACAGTACTTAGCTTAGCTGTAACCACCCCTGGTCCACTCCATTTAACATCCAGTTTATGTGGGCGACCGGGTTTCAGGATCAGGACTTTGTCTCCCACCTCAAAATCCTTTTGTACTGCTTTCACATCATAATCCCTTTTCTGGGTCACACGTGCCCCTTCTAAATTCTCTTTGGCAAGTTCCCAGATCTCAGACAGAGTTTTTCTCAAGTTTACAAAATATTCTGACACAGAGGGTAACTTAATGCCTTCTTCTCCTTCGGTCCCCTCCCACTCGCTCCTGAGCATGGACAGAGGAGAATTCAAAAGTCTCCCAAAAACCACTTGGTTTGGGGCAAACCCCAGGCTTCTCTGGTAAGAGTCATTATATGCAGCTACTACAAAGGGCAAATTCTGATCCCAATGGGGACCATGAGCCAAGGCATATTTCCGTAACATCTGGCCCAGGGTTCGTTGTACCCGTTCCACCGCCCCATTTCCTTGGTGTTGAAAAGCCACTGCAGGGTGATGGGAAATCTTAGCAACCTGCAAAACCTTTTGGGTCAGTCCTGCCATAAAATTCGTACCCAGGTCTGAAACAATGACTCTAGGCATACCCAGAGTGCAAAAAGCCTGCATCAAAGCTTTCACTAAACTTTGGGCGGAGGTATTAGGTAGAGGCACCGCCCACAAATAACGAGAAGCATAATCCAAAACAGAACAGATGTACATCTTCCCGCCTTTAGCTTTCGGCAAAGGCCCCAATAAATCAATTCCCCACTTTTCAAACACATGGGCCTCCAAAGGGACACTCTGCAAGGAGTTAGGTCTAGCATCTCGAGCATTCCCCACCCTTTGACACACATCACAAGACCTTACATAATTTTTTACACTTTTATGAACATCAGGCCAATAGAAATAACGAGAGACACGTTCAAGAGTCCCCTTTACCCCAAAATGTCCAGCTAAAGCATCAGAATGAGCTAGAGTTAAGACTTTCTCACGCCTGGACATAGGGACTACTAATTGCAAAACACAGTCCTGGTCTGCACTCCTCTTCGGCCAGAACTGTCGATATAACAGATCTTTCTGATACGAAAACCCCACACGTTTCTCCCCTCGAGAGGGTTTCTTTGCTGCCTCCCGACAATCTTGCAAGGAAGGATCAGattgctgctcagctgcaaaCACTTGTAGATTTTCCAGCACGGCAGGAGTCCCAAACTCAGTCACTGCGGCCTGGCTGGGTGGAAAGGGCGGCCCCCCTTCCTCCTGAGGATTCTCAGCCAGCTGCTGACAAGAATGGCtctgttcctcttcctctggcACTTCAGCTGCTTGTGTCTCTGTCTCTGGAACACACTCAAAGAGGGTTTGTAGAGACACTTCGTAACCCAAAACATCCTCCCCCAAAACCACTGTCTTACCCTCATCAGGATCATGAAGGATTTCGAAGTGATCTCCCTCAGACCCTTGAAAAGACACCGGCACACTCACAGTAGGGTGAGAAATGGCTTCCACCCCACATGGGAAAACTTCCAAAGGCTTTGGTTGAGTCTGCTGAGGCAGAACCAAGTTCTTTGCCACGCTGGTGATATCAGCTCCAGAGTCACGAAATGAGTTAACTGTAATGCGATTAATTCTAATGGGTGCAGAATACTCCATATTCGCCCAATCTATGTGTGGTGCCACAGCCACATTTGTCCCAGTCCCAACAGGTCCCACACTAGGAGCAGAGGCAACAGACATAatacttctaggagccacagcagGCGGCTTCAAACCCTGCTCCCTCCCGTCCAGGTCGGTGGTCTCCCTTGCCATCTGGGCTTGGATTTCTGCATCCCAGTCTTCCTCAGGGAGTTGGATCACACGGACCGCCGGAGTGGACGAAGCTACGGGGCCCCGCTTTTCTTTCAGAAGCGGACAAAATGCTTTGACATGGCCCTCGCGCCGGCAATAAAAGCAGAGTCCTGAGGCAGGGGTAATTTTGGCCTTGTCGCCTCCCCCCGACACAGAGTCCTTAGGCACCACTCCAGGTTTTTTCTCCCACTCTCTGGGTTGAAAAGCAGCCTTCCCCGCCGACCCTAAATTAGCAGATCGGCCTCCGGCCGGCTGGCTTTTATTGCCCAAATTAGTCCTGTTCAAGCGGAACGATTCTGCATACTTCGCAGCCTGCTCATAAGTAGTTGGATTTTGGTCTGCCACTAAGCTAGCCAGTTCTGCAGGCAGATAGCGCATAAATTGTTCCAAAATCATAGTTTGTCTTAACTTCGCAAAGGTATCCACTTCTGCGGCTGACAACCAAAAATCAAACTGCTGCGCAACTTTTGCTGCAACAA is a window from the Lacerta agilis isolate rLacAgi1 chromosome 8, rLacAgi1.pri, whole genome shotgun sequence genome containing:
- the EGLN2 gene encoding egl nine homolog 2 isoform X2, producing the protein MEESRPEDAALGFPPCQRMGRGSQAREACPLEGEGAAVGGLLLLALTGHPKRRRGGEHGSDNDDPAGEGAAKRQREAPPDPRASPSGRLALDYVVPCMNFYGICVKDSFLGEVLGARILAEVEGLHRSGKFRDGQLVSQRAVAPRSIRGDQIAWVEGWEPGCRAIGDLMANVDRLMLQCAGKLGTYDIRGRTKVHGGILQIYPEGRSVVANIEPIFDRLLIFWSDRRNPHEVKPAYATRYAITIWYFDAKERAEARGRHQQAQKKGAEPSPEGAQENGPT
- the EGLN2 gene encoding egl nine homolog 2 isoform X1; translation: MEESRPEDAALGFPPCQRMGRGSQAREACPLEGEGAAVGGLLLLALTGHPKRRRGGEHGSDNDDPAGEGAAKRQREAPPDPRASPSGRLALDYVVPCMNFYGICVKDSFLGEVLGARILAEVEGLHRSGKFRDGQLVSQRAVAPRSIRGDQIAWVEGWEPGCRAIGDLMANVDRLMLQCAGKLGTYDIRGRTKAMVACYPGNGRGYLRHVDNPHGDGRCVTCIYYLNRHWDSKVHGGILQIYPEGRSVVANIEPIFDRLLIFWSDRRNPHEVKPAYATRYAITIWYFDAKERAEARGRHQQAQKKGAEPSPEGAQENGPT